From Achromobacter spanius, a single genomic window includes:
- a CDS encoding MBL fold metallo-hydrolase, whose protein sequence is MFTADTLDPITHQAIDLVPSRYAVQVGDIDALVVSDGVLPLPTSTMATNADPADLANWLDHMFMPPDAFDWPLNVMVARSGDQTILIDAGLGGQFSGFPRAGQFPQRLQSAGIPLETVTDVIITHMHMDHVGGLLVPGVKERLRKDVRIHVNATEVAFWTSPDFSQTVMPKPVPAVLRSTATSFYETYRDQIQVFEDRKEVAPGVIVRLTGGHTPGHCVVDLVSGGERLMFAGDAIFPVGFDHPEWHNGFEHDPEESARVRVALFRELAGNKGLLVAAHLPFPSVGRVAVDGDAFRWVPVIWDF, encoded by the coding sequence ATGTTTACCGCAGACACTTTGGACCCCATTACCCACCAGGCCATCGATCTGGTGCCGTCCCGTTACGCCGTGCAGGTGGGCGACATCGATGCGTTGGTCGTCAGCGACGGCGTGCTGCCGCTGCCCACGTCGACGATGGCGACCAACGCCGATCCGGCCGACCTGGCCAACTGGCTCGACCACATGTTCATGCCGCCGGACGCCTTCGATTGGCCGCTGAACGTAATGGTGGCGCGCAGCGGCGATCAGACCATCCTTATTGACGCGGGGCTGGGCGGCCAGTTCTCGGGCTTTCCGCGCGCGGGCCAGTTTCCGCAGCGCCTGCAGTCGGCCGGCATTCCGCTGGAGACCGTGACGGACGTCATCATCACGCACATGCACATGGACCACGTGGGTGGCCTGCTGGTCCCTGGCGTGAAGGAGCGCCTGCGCAAGGACGTGCGCATCCACGTCAATGCGACCGAAGTCGCGTTCTGGACCTCGCCGGACTTTTCGCAGACGGTCATGCCCAAGCCGGTTCCCGCCGTGCTGCGCTCGACGGCGACCAGCTTCTACGAGACGTACCGCGACCAGATCCAGGTCTTCGAGGATCGCAAGGAAGTGGCGCCCGGCGTGATCGTGCGCCTGACGGGCGGGCACACGCCCGGCCACTGTGTCGTGGACCTGGTCTCCGGCGGCGAGCGCCTGATGTTCGCGGGCGATGCGATCTTCCCGGTGGGCTTTGACCATCCGGAATGGCACAACGGCTTCGAGCACGACCCCGAGGAGTCGGCCCGTGTGCGCGTCGCGCTGTTCCGCGAGCTGGCGGGAAACAAAGGCCTGCTCGTGGCGGCGCATCTGCCGTTCCCGTCAGTGGGCCGCGTCGCCGTGGATGGCGATGCGTTCCGCTGGGTGCCGGTCATCTGGGACTTCTGA
- a CDS encoding alpha/beta fold hydrolase, which translates to MNDSYNAARRTLLAGSALLAGSAFAIGAQAAPQRNSQPQRSTPMNSNTFVTKDGTTLYYKDWGAGPVVTFSHGWPLNADAWDGQLHFLARNGFRVIAHDRRGHGRSSQPSNGNDMDTYADDLAQLIEALDVKNIAMVGHSTGGGEVARYIGRHGTKRVSRAVLIGAVPPVMLKSAANPEGLPLSVFDGIRDGVAGDRSQFYKELAVPFYGANRPGSTVSQGQLDQFWLWSMQSGQKNAYECVKAFSETDFTEDLKKIDVPTLFMHGEDDQIVPIHDSAKKAVRLVKNGQAIYYPGAPHGLTATMQDRINADLLAFLRG; encoded by the coding sequence ATGAACGACTCGTACAACGCCGCCCGGCGCACGCTGCTTGCCGGCAGCGCGCTCCTGGCTGGCAGCGCCTTTGCCATCGGCGCACAAGCAGCCCCGCAGCGCAATTCCCAACCCCAACGGAGCACTCCCATGAACAGCAACACCTTCGTCACCAAAGACGGCACGACGCTGTACTACAAGGACTGGGGCGCCGGCCCGGTCGTCACGTTCTCGCACGGCTGGCCGCTTAACGCGGATGCGTGGGACGGGCAACTGCACTTCCTGGCGCGCAACGGCTTTCGCGTGATTGCGCATGACCGCCGCGGCCATGGGCGTTCGTCGCAGCCGTCAAACGGTAATGACATGGACACGTACGCCGACGATCTGGCGCAGCTGATCGAGGCGCTGGACGTGAAGAACATCGCGATGGTGGGCCACTCCACCGGCGGCGGTGAAGTGGCGCGCTATATCGGCCGCCACGGCACGAAGCGCGTGTCGCGCGCCGTGCTGATCGGGGCGGTGCCGCCGGTGATGCTGAAGTCGGCTGCCAATCCGGAAGGCCTGCCGCTGTCGGTGTTCGACGGCATCCGCGACGGCGTGGCGGGCGACCGCTCGCAGTTCTACAAGGAGTTGGCCGTGCCGTTCTACGGCGCCAATCGCCCGGGTTCGACGGTGTCGCAGGGCCAGCTGGACCAGTTCTGGCTGTGGAGCATGCAGAGCGGCCAGAAGAACGCGTACGAGTGCGTCAAGGCCTTCTCGGAGACGGACTTCACCGAAGACCTGAAGAAGATCGACGTGCCCACGCTGTTCATGCACGGCGAAGACGACCAGATCGTGCCGATCCATGACTCGGCCAAGAAGGCCGTGCGCCTGGTGAAAAACGGGCAGGCGATCTACTACCCGGGCGCCCCGCACGGCCTGACGGCCACCATGCAGGACCGCATCAACGCCGATCTGCTGGCTTTCCTGCGCGGCTGA
- a CDS encoding ABC transporter ATP-binding protein translates to MSALLQADGVSRQFTVRAGMFRPRSTLHAVNGVDLAVDRGAVLGIVGESGCGKSTLARMLLGLTPPTEGAIRLDGQDIRQMDRRALARRVQPIFQDPYSSLNPRRSIASIVSLPLEVHGIPNPKMHKAIDMLERVGLPPRLAHNTPGQLSGGQRQRVAIARALVMQPELVICDEPTSALDVSVQAQIMNLLMDLRRDFNLTYVFISHNLAVVEHIATHVAVMYLGRVVESAPTARLFHDPRHPYTQALLASVLTPEPGLGIPDMGLGLSFPDPLHPPSGCPFHPRCQHAMAQCKTERPALTVREGALVACHLYPPVPSTSNGATQP, encoded by the coding sequence ATGAGCGCGCTGCTGCAAGCCGATGGCGTCAGCCGCCAATTCACGGTGCGCGCGGGGATGTTCCGCCCGCGGTCCACGCTGCACGCGGTCAATGGCGTGGACCTGGCGGTTGACCGGGGCGCGGTGCTGGGCATCGTGGGCGAATCCGGCTGCGGCAAGTCCACCCTGGCGCGCATGCTGCTGGGGCTGACGCCGCCGACCGAAGGCGCCATCCGCCTCGACGGCCAGGACATCCGGCAGATGGACCGGCGCGCCCTCGCCCGCCGCGTGCAGCCCATCTTCCAGGACCCGTACTCGTCGCTGAATCCGCGCCGCTCCATTGCCTCGATCGTGTCGCTGCCGCTGGAGGTGCACGGCATCCCCAATCCCAAGATGCACAAGGCGATCGACATGCTGGAGCGCGTGGGCCTGCCGCCGCGCCTGGCCCACAACACGCCCGGCCAATTGTCCGGCGGCCAGCGCCAGCGCGTCGCCATTGCCCGCGCGCTGGTGATGCAGCCCGAGCTCGTCATCTGCGACGAACCCACGTCCGCGCTGGACGTGTCGGTGCAGGCGCAGATCATGAATCTGCTGATGGACCTGCGGCGCGACTTCAATCTGACGTATGTGTTCATCAGCCACAACCTGGCGGTGGTCGAGCACATCGCCACCCACGTGGCCGTGATGTACCTGGGCCGCGTGGTGGAATCCGCGCCCACCGCCCGGCTGTTTCACGACCCGCGCCATCCCTACACGCAGGCGCTGCTGGCATCCGTGCTGACGCCCGAGCCCGGGCTGGGCATCCCAGACATGGGGCTGGGCCTGTCGTTTCCCGACCCGCTGCATCCGCCGTCCGGCTGCCCGTTCCATCCGCGCTGCCAACACGCGATGGCGCAATGCAAGACCGAACGGCCCGCATTGACCGTGCGGGAAGGCGCGCTGGTCGCGTGCCACCTCTATCCGCCCGTCCCATCGACTTCCAATGGAGCCACCCAGCCATGA
- a CDS encoding mechanosensitive ion channel domain-containing protein yields MLSCLSFLWHAPAMAAFPLLTPAAAAEPAPAASTLTPAALADLLDNPQARQALIDQLRAQAAGDKPATPGAPPSKTTAAKPTPATPAEPTLQERMANGVQRFLTGVAADMGQGVDDMRALASGQNLRMDSGEARSALLPLVLAAAATIIAFILLRMIAMRIYTRIDHWVAEHGCETGAAPVRGKPASMKVLTRRAGAIVGALAIDVAVVLLAAMAGGAAALWSTPGRGTLDGLASLFLQAFVAVEIVKVLIRTVFAVRHPHLRLLPMSDELAKYWNAWLVRIVAAAGYGTLVVGPVMAAALSPALGRLTTMLIMLAVYVYAVRVIWHNRHAVRERLDRRAAGAATFMGSRLRLLSRIWHVLGIVYFTILLVVSQVDPTDALPFMARATAQTLLVIGVGSLLILLLNAVLAKPIRLSDDLRRRLPLLEARVNAYVPAALKVVGWIIRIVIVLLILDAWRAFDLSRWLASDAGAAAIKVVLNIVIVLLIAMLAWTVIASIIEHRLSQSEERGMPSARERTLLALFRNAALIVIVTMTLMVLLSQIGIDVGPLIAGAGVVGLAIGFGAQKLVQDIITGVFIQLENGMNENDVVQVAGVFGTVEKMTIRSVGIRTLDGGYHLVPFSSVDVVANHMRDFSYHLGEYTIAHRESVDDAIEHLRAAFAELMTDSVLGPEILEDMTVAGVTAVNDKGVTIRILIKTTPGMQWAVQRGYNRLLKKHFDAAGIELPYPHTVVYFGQDKRGFAPAANVHVQAERSDEGDSARAAGHTRRRLKPEASNEDSAEVLGNELEARAEAEAEAGAGATAEAEAEPARTEPRRS; encoded by the coding sequence ATGCTGAGTTGTTTATCGTTCCTGTGGCATGCCCCGGCCATGGCGGCATTTCCATTGCTGACCCCGGCTGCGGCAGCTGAGCCGGCCCCCGCAGCCTCGACGCTGACGCCCGCCGCGCTGGCCGATTTGCTGGACAATCCCCAAGCACGCCAAGCCCTGATCGACCAGCTTCGTGCGCAGGCGGCGGGAGACAAACCTGCCACCCCCGGCGCCCCGCCATCCAAAACCACAGCGGCGAAGCCGACGCCCGCCACGCCGGCCGAGCCGACGTTGCAGGAGCGCATGGCCAACGGCGTTCAGCGGTTCCTGACCGGCGTCGCGGCCGACATGGGGCAGGGCGTTGACGACATGCGCGCGCTGGCCTCGGGCCAGAACCTGCGCATGGACAGCGGCGAGGCGCGCAGCGCATTGCTGCCGTTGGTACTGGCCGCCGCGGCGACCATCATCGCTTTCATCCTGCTTCGCATGATCGCCATGCGGATCTACACGCGGATCGACCATTGGGTGGCCGAGCACGGTTGCGAAACCGGCGCGGCGCCCGTGCGTGGCAAGCCGGCGTCGATGAAGGTGCTGACGCGCCGCGCAGGCGCCATTGTGGGTGCGCTGGCGATCGACGTTGCGGTCGTCTTGCTGGCCGCCATGGCGGGTGGCGCGGCGGCGTTGTGGAGCACGCCGGGGCGCGGCACGCTGGACGGGCTGGCCTCGCTGTTCCTGCAGGCTTTCGTCGCGGTGGAGATCGTGAAGGTGCTGATTCGCACGGTGTTTGCCGTGCGCCATCCGCATCTGCGCCTGTTGCCCATGTCGGACGAGCTGGCCAAATACTGGAACGCGTGGCTGGTGCGTATCGTGGCGGCGGCGGGGTACGGCACGCTGGTGGTCGGTCCCGTGATGGCGGCGGCGTTGTCGCCCGCATTGGGCCGGTTGACCACGATGCTCATCATGCTCGCGGTGTACGTCTACGCCGTGCGCGTCATCTGGCATAACCGGCATGCCGTGCGCGAACGCCTGGACCGCCGGGCCGCGGGCGCGGCCACATTCATGGGATCGCGGCTGCGGCTGCTGTCGCGCATCTGGCATGTGCTGGGCATCGTCTACTTCACGATCCTGTTGGTCGTCAGCCAGGTCGACCCGACCGACGCGTTGCCGTTCATGGCCCGCGCCACGGCGCAGACGCTGCTGGTCATCGGCGTGGGCAGCCTGCTGATCCTGCTGCTGAACGCGGTGCTGGCCAAGCCGATCCGCCTGTCGGACGACCTGCGGCGGCGCCTGCCGCTGCTGGAGGCGCGCGTCAACGCCTACGTGCCGGCCGCACTGAAAGTGGTGGGCTGGATCATCCGCATCGTCATCGTGCTGCTGATCCTGGACGCGTGGCGGGCGTTCGACCTGTCGCGCTGGCTGGCTTCGGATGCCGGCGCGGCCGCGATCAAGGTGGTGCTGAACATCGTCATCGTGCTGCTGATCGCGATGCTGGCCTGGACCGTGATCGCCAGCATCATCGAACACCGCCTGAGCCAGAGCGAAGAACGGGGCATGCCCAGCGCGCGCGAGCGCACGTTGCTGGCGCTGTTCCGCAACGCCGCGCTGATCGTCATCGTGACGATGACGCTGATGGTGCTGCTGTCGCAGATCGGCATCGACGTCGGTCCGCTGATCGCGGGCGCCGGCGTCGTGGGCTTGGCCATCGGCTTTGGCGCGCAGAAGCTGGTGCAGGACATCATCACCGGCGTCTTCATCCAGCTTGAGAACGGGATGAACGAAAACGATGTGGTGCAAGTAGCGGGCGTTTTCGGCACGGTCGAGAAGATGACCATCCGCTCGGTCGGCATCCGCACGCTGGACGGCGGCTACCATCTGGTGCCGTTCTCGTCGGTGGACGTGGTGGCCAACCACATGCGCGACTTCTCTTATCACCTGGGCGAATACACCATCGCGCACCGCGAAAGCGTGGACGACGCCATCGAGCATCTGCGTGCGGCGTTTGCCGAGCTGATGACCGATTCGGTGCTCGGACCCGAGATTCTGGAAGACATGACGGTGGCGGGCGTCACGGCGGTGAACGACAAGGGCGTGACCATCCGCATCCTCATCAAGACCACGCCCGGCATGCAGTGGGCGGTGCAGCGCGGCTACAACCGCCTGCTCAAGAAGCACTTCGACGCCGCGGGCATCGAGCTGCCGTACCCGCACACGGTGGTCTACTTCGGGCAGGACAAGCGCGGCTTCGCGCCTGCTGCCAACGTGCACGTGCAGGCCGAGCGTTCGGACGAGGGCGACAGCGCGCGCGCCGCGGGCCATACGCGCCGCCGCCTGAAGCCGGAAGCCAGCAACGAGGATTCGGCCGAGGTGCTGGGTAATGAGCTGGAGGCACGGGCAGAGGCGGAAGCGGAGGCCGGAGCAGGGGCCACAGCAGAGGCCGAAGCCGAACCGGCCCGGACGGAACCCCGCCGCAGCTGA
- a CDS encoding ABC transporter ATP-binding protein, with translation MNGTDIVLDVQGLTVDIATPRGPLHAVRDVSFQVKRGETLCLVGESGCGKSMTSLAIMGLLPKAARRSTRRLAVLGEDLSKARGRRVNALRGSKMAMIFQEPMTALNPAYAIGEQLTEHYIHHCKASSQQARDRAVELLEKVGIASAGQRLGQYPHQLSGGLRQRVMIAMALMCGPELLIADEPSTALDVTIQAQILRLLADLQAELGIAMVLITHDLGVVARIARQVAVMYAGQIVEEGPVADIFATPHHPYTQGLLGCIPVPGRTAPGEALGTIPGVVPSLVGDLRGCAFADRCRYAQPQCRQAVPVHGQATGQQWRCILSAEGVPA, from the coding sequence ATGAACGGCACCGATATCGTCCTGGACGTCCAGGGCCTGACCGTCGACATCGCCACGCCACGCGGGCCGCTGCACGCGGTGCGCGACGTGTCATTCCAGGTCAAGCGCGGCGAAACGCTGTGCCTCGTGGGGGAATCGGGCTGCGGCAAGTCCATGACCTCGCTGGCCATCATGGGTCTCTTGCCCAAGGCCGCCCGGCGCAGCACGCGCCGGCTGGCCGTGCTGGGCGAAGACCTGTCCAAGGCACGCGGGCGGCGCGTCAACGCGCTGCGCGGCAGCAAGATGGCGATGATCTTTCAAGAGCCCATGACGGCGCTCAACCCCGCCTACGCCATCGGCGAACAGCTCACCGAACACTACATCCATCATTGCAAGGCGAGCAGCCAGCAGGCGCGGGACCGCGCAGTGGAGCTGCTGGAAAAGGTCGGCATCGCGTCGGCCGGCCAGCGGCTGGGGCAATATCCGCATCAGTTGTCCGGCGGGCTGCGCCAGCGCGTGATGATCGCGATGGCGCTCATGTGCGGCCCCGAACTGCTGATCGCCGACGAGCCCAGCACCGCGCTGGACGTCACGATCCAGGCGCAGATCCTGCGGCTGCTGGCCGACTTGCAGGCGGAACTGGGCATCGCGATGGTGCTGATCACGCACGATCTGGGCGTGGTTGCGCGCATCGCGCGGCAGGTGGCCGTGATGTATGCGGGGCAGATCGTCGAGGAAGGCCCCGTGGCTGACATCTTCGCCACACCGCATCATCCCTACACACAAGGGCTGCTGGGCTGTATCCCCGTGCCCGGCCGCACGGCGCCGGGCGAGGCGCTGGGCACCATTCCCGGCGTCGTGCCGTCGCTGGTAGGCGACTTGCGCGGCTGCGCCTTCGCCGACCGCTGCCGCTACGCGCAGCCGCAATGCCGGCAGGCCGTCCCCGTCCACGGCCAGGCGACTGGCCAGCAATGGCGCTGCATCCTCAGCGCCGAAGGAGTGCCGGCATGA
- a CDS encoding ABC transporter permease produces the protein MNTPTLTPATPAAAPLELSASTLRWRRLRRNKALLAGGGILFVIVLIALLAPWISPHDPYYQDLANRTVPPVWYEKGTWLHPLGTDQLGRDYLSRLFYGARISLLIGISVALISGLIGTAMGMAAGYFGGKVDMAVSFLITTRLSMPVILVALATVAIVGGSLWVVILVLGLLKWDRYAVVMRSATQQVRSLEYVAAAQAAGASTWRIVWGEVLPNVVPQLIVIATLEAASAILLEASLSFLGLGVQPPLPSWGLMISEAKAYMFFSFWLIAIPGSALALLIFAINLAGDGLHQLLTPEERA, from the coding sequence ATGAACACGCCTACGCTCACACCCGCCACTCCCGCCGCGGCCCCGCTGGAACTATCCGCGTCCACGCTGCGCTGGCGCCGCCTGCGGCGCAACAAGGCGCTACTGGCCGGCGGCGGCATCCTCTTCGTCATCGTGCTGATTGCGCTGCTGGCGCCGTGGATCTCGCCGCACGATCCCTATTACCAGGACCTCGCCAACCGCACCGTCCCGCCTGTCTGGTACGAGAAAGGCACCTGGCTGCATCCGCTGGGCACCGACCAGTTGGGACGCGACTACCTGTCGCGCCTGTTCTACGGGGCGCGCATCTCGCTGCTGATCGGCATCAGCGTCGCGCTCATTTCGGGCCTCATCGGCACGGCGATGGGCATGGCGGCCGGCTACTTCGGCGGCAAGGTCGACATGGCCGTGTCGTTCCTCATCACCACGCGGCTGTCCATGCCCGTGATCCTGGTGGCGCTGGCCACCGTGGCGATCGTCGGCGGCTCGCTGTGGGTGGTGATTCTGGTGCTGGGCCTGCTCAAGTGGGACCGCTACGCCGTCGTGATGCGCAGCGCCACCCAGCAGGTGCGCTCGCTGGAATACGTGGCCGCCGCGCAGGCCGCGGGCGCCAGCACCTGGCGCATCGTCTGGGGCGAGGTCCTGCCCAACGTCGTGCCGCAGCTCATCGTGATTGCCACGCTGGAAGCCGCCAGCGCGATCCTGCTGGAAGCCTCGCTGTCCTTCCTGGGCCTGGGCGTGCAGCCGCCGCTGCCGTCGTGGGGATTGATGATCTCGGAAGCCAAGGCCTACATGTTCTTCTCGTTCTGGCTGATCGCCATACCCGGGTCGGCGCTGGCGCTGCTGATCTTCGCGATCAACCTGGCCGGCGACGGACTGCATCAACTCCTGACGCCTGAAGAGAGGGCCTGA
- a CDS encoding ABC transporter permease encodes MLYFTLRRLGLAALVALTVSILAFLLLHLSGDPALALAGEGARQADIDMIRKTYGLDRPIIVQYADWLWHILQGDFGTSVYFKTEAGPLILSKLATTLKLGMAALAFALFISIPLGVLAALYKGSLIDRVCLAIAVLGQALPNFFFALILIMLFSISLRILPVSGSGTWQHFVMPAIALGYYVAPAFMRLIRAGMIEVLGADYIRTARAKGLPARKVIFKHALRNAIVPVVALAAVQLGYLLGGSVVIETIFALDGLGYLAYQSITYKDYPVMQLIVLLLSVLYVLLTLAADVANAWLDPRIRVS; translated from the coding sequence ATGCTTTATTTCACGCTGAGGCGCCTGGGCCTGGCGGCGCTGGTGGCGCTGACCGTGTCGATCCTGGCGTTCCTGCTGCTGCACCTGTCGGGCGACCCGGCGCTGGCGCTGGCCGGCGAAGGCGCGCGGCAGGCCGACATCGACATGATCCGCAAGACCTACGGGCTGGACCGCCCGATCATCGTCCAGTATGCCGACTGGCTCTGGCACATCCTGCAGGGCGACTTCGGCACCTCGGTGTACTTCAAGACCGAGGCCGGGCCGCTGATCCTGTCCAAGCTGGCGACTACGTTGAAACTGGGCATGGCGGCGCTCGCCTTTGCGCTCTTCATCTCGATCCCGCTGGGCGTGCTGGCCGCGCTGTACAAGGGCAGCCTGATCGACCGCGTCTGTCTGGCGATCGCCGTGCTGGGCCAGGCGCTGCCGAACTTCTTTTTCGCGCTGATCCTGATCATGCTGTTCTCGATATCCCTGCGCATCCTGCCGGTGTCGGGCAGCGGCACGTGGCAGCACTTCGTCATGCCCGCCATCGCGCTGGGCTACTACGTCGCGCCCGCCTTCATGCGCCTGATCCGCGCCGGCATGATCGAGGTGCTGGGCGCCGACTACATCCGCACCGCGCGGGCCAAGGGCCTGCCGGCGCGCAAGGTCATCTTCAAGCACGCGCTGCGCAACGCCATCGTGCCGGTGGTCGCGCTGGCCGCCGTGCAGTTGGGCTACCTGCTGGGCGGCTCGGTGGTCATCGAGACCATCTTCGCGCTGGACGGCCTGGGGTATCTGGCCTACCAAAGCATCACGTACAAGGACTATCCGGTCATGCAGCTGATCGTGCTGCTGCTGTCGGTGCTGTACGTGCTGCTGACGCTTGCCGCCGACGTGGCCAACGCGTGGCTCGATCCGCGCATCCGGGTGTCCTGA
- a CDS encoding M20 family metallopeptidase: MTRAQAIAQAEHCFDSGAFRALLARRLALPTESQNPERAAVLADYLEAEIRPAFEALGFTCRTLTHPKALAPFLYAERIEDPALPTVLGYGHGDVIRGLEREWKEGLSPWALTEAEGRWYGRGIADNKGQHTINMEALRLVLETRGKLGFNAKYLIEMGEETGSMGLRELCTEHRDLLAADLLIASDGPRLSANRPTIFLGARGSLNFDLTIEARAGGHHSGNWGGLISNPGLQLAHAIASIASPVGQIRIPEWVPKELPPAVRRALADCQVDGGTDGPEIEPDWGEPGLSPAERVFGWCSFEVLAYKTGNPDTPVNAIPPRAWARCQLRFVVGVDPDDLIPALRRHLDSHGFPMVQISLTRESMFRATRIDPDDAWVRWAVDSLERTSGEKTALLPNLGGSLPNDIFTDVLGLRTIWVPHSYPGCSQHAPNEHLPPELLRQALGLMTGLYWDLGAGGTPEIRSPR; the protein is encoded by the coding sequence ATGACCCGCGCACAAGCCATCGCCCAGGCGGAACACTGCTTTGATTCCGGCGCCTTCCGCGCACTGTTGGCGCGCCGCCTGGCGCTGCCCACCGAGAGCCAGAACCCCGAACGCGCCGCCGTGCTGGCGGATTACCTTGAGGCCGAGATCCGCCCGGCGTTCGAAGCGCTGGGCTTCACCTGCCGCACGCTCACGCACCCGAAAGCGCTGGCGCCGTTCCTGTACGCCGAGCGGATCGAGGATCCGGCCCTGCCCACGGTGCTGGGCTACGGCCACGGCGATGTGATTCGCGGCCTGGAACGCGAATGGAAGGAAGGCCTGTCGCCGTGGGCGCTGACCGAGGCCGAGGGCCGCTGGTACGGCCGCGGCATCGCCGACAACAAGGGCCAGCACACCATCAACATGGAGGCGCTGCGGCTGGTGCTGGAGACGCGCGGCAAGCTGGGCTTCAATGCCAAATACCTGATCGAGATGGGCGAGGAAACCGGCTCGATGGGCCTGCGCGAACTGTGCACCGAACATCGCGACCTGCTGGCGGCCGACCTGCTGATCGCCTCGGACGGCCCGCGCCTGAGCGCCAACCGTCCGACCATCTTCCTGGGCGCGCGCGGCAGCTTGAACTTCGACCTCACGATCGAGGCGCGCGCCGGGGGCCATCATTCCGGCAATTGGGGCGGACTGATCTCCAACCCGGGGCTGCAATTGGCCCACGCAATCGCCAGCATCGCCTCGCCCGTGGGCCAGATCCGCATCCCGGAATGGGTGCCGAAGGAACTGCCGCCTGCCGTGCGGCGCGCGCTGGCCGACTGCCAGGTCGACGGCGGCACGGACGGCCCCGAGATCGAACCCGATTGGGGCGAGCCCGGCCTGTCGCCCGCCGAGCGCGTGTTCGGCTGGTGTTCGTTCGAGGTGCTGGCCTACAAGACCGGCAACCCCGACACGCCCGTCAACGCCATCCCGCCCCGCGCGTGGGCGCGCTGCCAGTTGCGCTTTGTGGTGGGCGTGGACCCGGACGATCTGATTCCCGCGCTGCGCCGCCACCTGGACAGCCACGGCTTTCCGATGGTGCAGATCTCGCTGACGCGCGAATCCATGTTCCGCGCGACCCGCATCGACCCGGACGACGCCTGGGTGCGCTGGGCCGTGGACTCGCTGGAACGCACCTCGGGTGAAAAGACCGCGCTGCTGCCCAACCTGGGCGGCTCGCTGCCCAACGACATCTTCACCGACGTGCTGGGCCTGCGCACGATCTGGGTGCCGCACTCCTACCCCGGCTGCTCGCAGCACGCGCCCAACGAGCACCTGCCGCCGGAACTGCTGCGGCAGGCGCTCGGGTTGATGACCGGGCTGTACTGGGACCTGGGCGCGGGCGGCACGCCGGAGATCAGAAGTCCCAGATGA